A single Arcobacter sp. FWKO B DNA region contains:
- a CDS encoding UbiX family flavin prenyltransferase: protein MKLTVGITGASGVELGIKFISLLPKEITPYIVLSNSAKVALKHETNKDVQELYNHTVYEDDNIGAPIASGSFGCDAMIILPCSMNTLAKCSVGISDTLITRAFSVMLKEKKRIVLAPRELPFSSIALENMLKLSNYGVVIAPPILGYYSNQQTLNDMEDFLIGKWFDLLDINNNLYKRWQGGIDLP, encoded by the coding sequence TTGAAACTTACTGTAGGAATTACTGGGGCAAGTGGAGTTGAACTTGGTATTAAGTTTATATCACTTCTTCCTAAAGAGATAACACCTTATATTGTTTTATCAAATAGTGCAAAAGTAGCATTAAAACATGAAACTAATAAAGATGTACAAGAGTTATACAATCATACTGTATATGAAGATGATAATATAGGTGCACCTATTGCTTCAGGCTCTTTTGGCTGTGATGCAATGATAATACTTCCTTGTTCTATGAATACACTTGCAAAATGTAGTGTAGGAATATCTGATACACTAATAACAAGGGCATTTAGCGTAATGTTAAAAGAGAAAAAAAGAATTGTTTTAGCTCCAAGGGAATTACCTTTTTCATCTATTGCGTTAGAAAATATGTTAAAATTATCAAACTATGGGGTAGTTATTGCTCCGCCAATCTTAGGGTATTACTCAAATCAACAAACACTTAATGATATGGAAGATTTCCTAATAGGTAAATGGTTTGATTTATTAGACATTAACAACAATCTTTACAAAAGATGGCAAGGAGGGATAGACCTACCATGA
- the hisS gene encoding histidine--tRNA ligase, protein MSNIQSLRGMKDIIDDDSKLFTYFIENASKIARNYGFSFISTPILEETALFKRSVGESSDIVNKEMYQFIDKGENDVCLRPEGTAGVVRCFIQNKFDKAGTSKRWYYSGSMFRYERPQKGRLRQFHQFGAESFGQSSVYEDANIIMMIKDIFDFFGIKYKLLLNSLGCSSCMPPYKQTLVCKLEDIKEHLCEDCNKRILTNPIRVLDCKIDNCKELLKDMPKITTNLCDDCNQDFDILKDILTKNNISFEIDSNLVRGLDYYNKTAFEFVSSEIGSQSAMAGGGRYDKLVEFLGGKSTPAVGFAIGIERILELIKVSETQENIYYFGAMTNDAIDKVFKKALEYRKHNKAFVEYSPRSFIKHLNIADKQGANIVALIGEDELKNDTIFVKNLLTKEETIIPFKDF, encoded by the coding sequence ATGTCTAATATTCAAAGCTTAAGAGGAATGAAAGATATTATAGATGATGATAGTAAGCTTTTTACATATTTTATTGAAAATGCTTCAAAAATAGCGAGAAATTATGGCTTTTCTTTTATATCAACACCAATTTTAGAAGAAACAGCACTATTTAAAAGAAGTGTTGGAGAGAGTTCTGATATTGTAAATAAAGAGATGTATCAATTTATTGACAAAGGTGAAAATGATGTATGTCTTCGTCCAGAAGGGACTGCTGGGGTTGTAAGATGTTTTATTCAAAACAAGTTTGATAAAGCTGGTACATCAAAAAGATGGTATTATAGTGGCTCAATGTTTAGATATGAAAGACCTCAAAAAGGGAGACTTAGACAGTTTCACCAATTTGGTGCAGAATCTTTTGGACAATCAAGTGTATATGAAGATGCAAATATTATCATGATGATCAAAGATATTTTTGATTTTTTTGGTATAAAGTACAAGCTACTTTTGAATTCTTTGGGTTGTAGTTCTTGTATGCCACCATATAAACAAACTCTTGTCTGTAAGCTTGAAGATATAAAAGAGCATTTATGTGAAGATTGCAACAAAAGAATTTTAACAAATCCCATAAGAGTTCTTGATTGTAAGATAGATAACTGTAAAGAGCTTTTAAAAGATATGCCAAAAATAACAACCAATTTGTGTGATGATTGTAATCAAGATTTTGATATACTAAAAGATATTTTAACTAAAAATAATATATCATTTGAGATTGATTCAAATTTAGTTAGAGGACTTGATTATTATAACAAAACAGCATTTGAGTTTGTAAGTAGTGAAATTGGTTCACAAAGTGCAATGGCAGGTGGTGGAAGATATGATAAGCTTGTAGAATTTCTAGGTGGGAAAAGCACTCCAGCTGTTGGATTTGCAATAGGGATAGAGAGAATTTTAGAACTTATTAAAGTTTCTGAGACACAAGAAAATATTTACTACTTTGGTGCAATGACTAATGACGCAATTGACAAAGTATTTAAAAAAGCTTTAGAATATAGAAAACACAATAAAGCGTTTGTAGAGTATTCTCCTAGAAGCTTTATAAAACATCTTAATATAGCTGATAAACAAGGTGCAAATATTGTAGCACTTATTGGTGAAGATGAATTAAAAAATGATACAATTTTTGTCAAAAACCTTTTGACAAAAGAAGAAACAATAATACCATTTAAGGATTTTTAA
- the ciaB gene encoding invasion protein CiaB encodes MEKFKTDLHTLYNFLDKEKDEKSKLYHHLENDEHHHLQIIDEFANFLELDEINNDIKLALITRLISLRSDSLVQVLKKRELDQKTIEMIDLKGYEFVKDYWHKEHRKTVDFIKSNDLFTPFYRAIFEGVYNIGVAFSSWQPVWTQTIIHQINAQLLEKFEGDNQKVHKFLEENNLFDLGHNGEIADRSYSILHHTNGEYKSIAYIKAFKKEVTYVIDLMEDLIDTLIELEDNLYNHKWDYILYFQAIVQALSEDKTDTLVSKWADVDRAWMKIKTPIQIGHPLEYYEDHFRKAVALEWDIRLSNPNSLENKRAQITKNAFINLYNSLDIKNENIYNLTISSIDKTMLFIGRPAMNFGAGLNGMFSAQVVPNDEVVSNEFGKKIFAFSDEILQSARAKPFLKLHKEIFGDEFLKAERVVLFSKPDIWHKVYDISTIGHEFGHILWCDVDSESIMNRTGHFKNIEEFKATTGGIVSFLLNDEESYLTDYVIHDIIKRAITLIAWQEVGEVLPYYCEGLIHLKGLFESDILSFDTSTNKLTISQNPQTIEKLKNWYLGTYKELAICYMNKSDAWEFLKNYVKRDKEIYLPIEANIEAFVRYYYKRYQEIGQEIDYTDKKSNYII; translated from the coding sequence ATGGAAAAATTTAAAACAGACTTACACACTTTATACAATTTCTTAGATAAAGAAAAAGATGAAAAGAGCAAACTCTATCATCATCTTGAAAATGATGAACATCATCATCTTCAGATAATAGATGAATTTGCAAACTTTTTAGAGCTTGATGAAATCAATAATGATATAAAACTAGCACTTATTACAAGGCTTATAAGCCTAAGAAGTGATTCTTTAGTACAAGTGCTAAAAAAAAGAGAACTTGATCAAAAAACAATTGAAATGATTGATTTAAAAGGATATGAGTTTGTTAAAGATTATTGGCATAAGGAGCATAGAAAAACTGTAGATTTTATCAAAAGCAATGATTTATTTACCCCTTTTTACAGAGCAATTTTTGAAGGAGTATATAATATTGGGGTAGCTTTTAGCTCATGGCAACCAGTATGGACTCAAACGATAATACACCAAATAAATGCTCAACTACTTGAGAAGTTTGAAGGTGACAATCAAAAAGTGCATAAGTTTTTAGAAGAAAATAATCTTTTTGACTTAGGGCATAATGGAGAGATTGCAGATAGATCTTATTCTATTTTACATCATACAAATGGGGAATATAAATCTATTGCATACATAAAAGCATTTAAAAAAGAAGTTACATATGTTATAGATTTAATGGAGGATTTAATAGATACACTGATTGAGCTTGAGGATAATTTGTATAATCATAAGTGGGATTATATATTATACTTTCAAGCTATTGTACAAGCATTATCAGAGGATAAAACAGATACACTTGTATCAAAGTGGGCAGATGTAGATAGAGCTTGGATGAAGATAAAAACACCTATTCAAATAGGTCATCCTCTTGAATATTATGAAGATCATTTTAGAAAAGCTGTAGCATTAGAGTGGGATATAAGATTATCAAATCCCAATAGTTTAGAAAATAAAAGAGCACAAATAACAAAAAATGCTTTTATAAATCTATACAATAGCTTAGATATTAAAAATGAAAATATTTACAACCTTACAATATCAAGTATAGATAAAACTATGCTTTTTATTGGTCGCCCTGCTATGAATTTTGGAGCTGGTTTAAATGGTATGTTCTCAGCACAAGTTGTACCAAATGATGAAGTAGTATCTAATGAATTTGGAAAAAAAATATTCGCTTTTAGTGATGAGATATTACAATCAGCAAGAGCTAAACCATTTTTAAAACTACACAAAGAGATATTTGGCGATGAATTTTTAAAAGCAGAAAGAGTTGTACTATTTTCCAAGCCAGATATATGGCATAAAGTTTATGATATATCTACAATTGGACACGAGTTTGGGCATATTTTATGGTGTGATGTAGACAGTGAGTCTATTATGAATCGTACAGGACACTTTAAAAATATAGAAGAATTTAAAGCTACTACAGGTGGAATTGTGAGTTTTTTATTAAATGATGAAGAATCATATCTAACTGACTATGTAATACATGATATAATAAAAAGAGCTATTACTCTTATAGCTTGGCAAGAAGTTGGAGAAGTATTGCCATATTACTGTGAAGGACTTATCCATTTAAAAGGTCTCTTTGAGAGTGACATACTATCATTTGACACTAGCACAAATAAGCTAACAATATCTCAAAATCCTCAAACTATAGAAAAACTCAAAAACTGGTATCTAGGTACATATAAAGAACTTGCTATTTGTTATATGAATAAATCAGATGCTTGGGAGTTTTTAAAAAATTATGTCAAAAGAGATAAAGAGATATATTTACCTATAGAGGCAAATATAGAAGCTTTTGTAAGATACTACTATAAAAGATATCAAGAAATTGGTCAAGAGATTGACTACACAGACAAAAAATCAAACTATATTATCTAA
- the cysE gene encoding serine O-acetyltransferase — translation MSTPSLLELIKEDFCLPKNNDPAFRSGFELIFNYPGIWAIVNYRIANAMYKKGFKKIARFISGISQFFTNTDIHPACTIGRRVFIDHAFGVVIGETSVLGDDILIYQGVTLGGVSLSHGKRHPTICSNVTIGAGAKILGNITVGENSKIGANSVVITDVPSSSTAVGVPARIIKRKESKDHLAHNDLPDISKEMFGYLLKRVAILEHALTEKACIDINTKDHELEEIYKNFIDAMSTTQKN, via the coding sequence ATGAGCACTCCATCATTACTAGAGCTAATTAAAGAGGATTTTTGTCTTCCAAAAAACAATGACCCTGCATTTAGATCTGGTTTTGAGCTTATATTTAATTATCCAGGTATTTGGGCGATTGTCAATTATCGTATTGCAAATGCAATGTATAAAAAGGGCTTTAAAAAAATAGCCAGATTTATCTCTGGAATTAGTCAATTTTTTACAAATACCGATATACACCCTGCTTGTACGATAGGAAGAAGAGTTTTTATAGATCATGCATTTGGTGTTGTAATTGGGGAAACATCTGTTTTAGGCGATGACATTCTTATATATCAAGGTGTAACACTTGGTGGTGTAAGTTTAAGTCATGGTAAAAGACATCCTACAATATGCTCAAATGTAACCATAGGAGCTGGAGCTAAAATACTTGGCAACATTACAGTTGGTGAAAATAGCAAAATTGGAGCAAACTCTGTTGTTATTACTGATGTACCATCATCTTCTACAGCAGTAGGAGTTCCAGCTAGAATTATTAAAAGAAAAGAGTCAAAAGACCATCTTGCTCACAATGACTTACCAGATATCTCAAAAGAAATGTTTGGATATTTATTAAAAAGAGTAGCTATATTAGAACATGCCTTGACAGAAAAAGCTTGTATTGATATAAATACAAAAGATCATGAACTAGAGGAAATCTACAAAAACTTTATTGATGCCATGTCCACAACACAAAAGAATTAA
- a CDS encoding sulfite exporter TauE/SafE family protein: MELIFLGIITGFVSGFFGVGGGMILVPMLLYTGFSMKEAVAISIMQMVFSSIYGSYLNSKQNKSLLKDGIIIGIGGFCGGLLSGLIVTNVSNEFLEYLFFAILCFAVYRLLIVQPAGKDDRKSQNKLILFIIGFVIGMIAMSIGVGGSVMLTPILSSYLHYPLKDAASLGLFFVVFSSVAGFSSLSIAGSMLYKEGAIIGVSSLIGVYLGIKLKNLTKITSYKKIVLVLYIGILLSMVNRIFLS; the protein is encoded by the coding sequence ATGGAACTTATTTTTCTTGGGATAATTACTGGCTTTGTCAGTGGCTTTTTTGGTGTTGGTGGAGGTATGATACTTGTACCTATGCTTTTATATACTGGATTTAGTATGAAAGAAGCTGTTGCAATATCTATTATGCAAATGGTATTCAGCTCAATTTATGGAAGCTACCTCAATTCTAAACAAAACAAATCACTTTTAAAAGATGGTATCATTATAGGGATAGGTGGTTTTTGTGGTGGATTATTAAGTGGCTTGATTGTTACAAATGTATCAAATGAATTTTTAGAATACCTATTTTTTGCAATACTTTGTTTTGCTGTCTATAGACTCTTAATAGTACAACCAGCAGGCAAAGATGACAGAAAATCTCAAAATAAACTAATTCTTTTTATTATAGGTTTTGTTATTGGTATGATTGCTATGAGTATAGGTGTAGGAGGTTCAGTTATGCTTACTCCTATTTTATCTAGTTATCTACATTATCCACTAAAAGATGCTGCATCTCTAGGGCTATTTTTTGTTGTATTTAGTTCAGTAGCTGGATTTAGTTCACTTAGTATTGCTGGTAGTATGCTTTATAAAGAAGGGGCTATTATAGGGGTAAGTAGTTTAATTGGTGTTTATTTAGGTATAAAACTAAAAAATTTAACAAAAATCACTTCATATAAAAAAATAGTTTTAGTCCTTTATATAGGGATACTCCTTTCTATGGTTAATAGAATATTTTTATCCTAA
- the speA gene encoding biosynthetic arginine decarboxylase — MNRYGIHLWGDDNFIIENGVVKVNYGDKPSLIELISKIREDGHRGPLLLRFPHITEKQIDKLYTTFNKSIKEYDYKGTFNAVFPLKVNQFPNFLFPLIESGEKYNYGLEAGSKAELILAMAYNNEEAPITVNGFKDKEMIILGFIAKTMGYNITLTIEGLKELETIVEVSNEYDMECPNIGLRVRLHSGGSGVWAKSGGIDSKFGLSSTEILEAFGILKNNDMVDKLTMIHFHIGSAMNTIAPLKKALRESGHIYAELKQMGATNLENINIGGGLAIEYSQFERTRSYSLEEFSNDVVFTLNFIAKQKGVKEPNIFTESGRFIAAPSTVLITPVLELFSSEYEKENLLLKDTNPPLIKELYDLYNEMKEETALEFMHDALDHLESVLTLFDLGYIDLQDRSNAEILAHLITKKAIQLLSLKDYTELKRINEKIQEKYLLNFSIFQSLPDFWGIDQEFPVMPITHLDKKPTRSASLWDITCDSDGEIEFDSKKPLYLHDVDLEKEEYFLGFFLVGAYQDILGMKHNLFSHPTEADVVFKNDSAQIKNLLKSQKIIDVLEDIDYDVIDLKSRLKSKLHKNNKIYKMLDKFINDTTYLKTTKS, encoded by the coding sequence TTGAATAGATATGGAATACATTTATGGGGTGATGATAACTTTATCATCGAAAATGGAGTAGTAAAAGTAAATTATGGTGATAAACCATCATTAATAGAGTTAATTTCTAAAATTAGGGAAGATGGACATCGTGGACCACTACTTCTTAGATTTCCCCATATTACAGAAAAACAAATTGATAAACTTTACACTACTTTTAATAAGTCTATAAAAGAGTACGATTACAAAGGTACATTTAATGCTGTTTTTCCTCTAAAGGTAAATCAATTCCCAAATTTTTTGTTTCCTCTTATTGAAAGTGGTGAAAAGTATAATTATGGACTTGAAGCTGGAAGTAAAGCAGAGCTTATTCTAGCTATGGCTTACAATAATGAAGAAGCACCTATTACTGTTAATGGATTTAAAGACAAAGAGATGATAATCCTTGGTTTTATCGCTAAAACAATGGGATATAACATAACACTTACAATAGAGGGATTAAAAGAGCTAGAAACTATTGTAGAAGTATCAAATGAATATGATATGGAATGTCCAAATATTGGACTGCGTGTAAGACTTCACAGCGGTGGAAGTGGAGTATGGGCTAAAAGTGGTGGAATTGATTCTAAATTTGGACTTAGTTCAACAGAAATTTTAGAAGCTTTTGGAATACTAAAAAACAATGATATGGTTGATAAACTAACTATGATTCACTTCCATATTGGCTCAGCTATGAATACTATAGCACCTCTTAAAAAAGCACTAAGAGAATCAGGTCATATCTATGCTGAACTCAAACAAATGGGTGCAACAAACTTAGAAAATATAAATATCGGTGGTGGACTAGCTATAGAATACTCACAATTTGAAAGAACAAGATCATATTCACTTGAAGAGTTTAGTAATGATGTTGTGTTTACACTTAACTTTATTGCAAAACAAAAAGGGGTAAAAGAGCCAAATATTTTTACTGAATCAGGAAGATTTATTGCAGCTCCTTCAACAGTATTGATTACTCCTGTGCTTGAGTTGTTTTCATCAGAGTATGAAAAGGAAAACCTCCTTTTAAAAGATACAAATCCACCACTTATAAAAGAGCTTTATGACTTATACAATGAGATGAAAGAGGAAACTGCATTAGAGTTTATGCATGATGCACTCGATCATCTTGAATCAGTCCTTACTCTTTTTGATTTAGGTTATATTGATTTACAAGATAGAAGTAATGCTGAGATTTTAGCTCACTTGATTACTAAAAAAGCTATACAGTTACTCTCCCTTAAAGATTATACAGAACTAAAAAGAATCAATGAAAAAATACAAGAAAAATATCTTCTTAATTTTTCTATATTCCAATCTCTACCAGACTTTTGGGGTATTGATCAAGAGTTTCCTGTAATGCCTATTACTCATCTTGATAAAAAACCTACAAGAAGTGCATCTTTATGGGATATTACTTGTGATAGTGATGGAGAAATTGAATTTGATAGCAAAAAGCCACTTTATCTACACGATGTGGATTTAGAAAAAGAAGAGTACTTCTTAGGATTTTTCTTAGTTGGTGCATACCAAGATATCTTAGGAATGAAACACAATCTTTTTTCTCATCCTACTGAAGCAGATGTTGTTTTCAAAAATGATAGTGCACAAATAAAAAACTTATTAAAATCACAAAAAATCATTGATGTCTTAGAAGATATTGACTATGATGTAATAGATTTAAAAAGTAGACTAAAAAGTAAGCTTCACAAAAACAATAAAATTTATAAGATGTTGGATAAATTCATAAATGACACAACATATCTTAAAACAACAAAGAGTTAA
- the tmk gene encoding dTMP kinase — translation MYIAIEGIDTAGKSTQYELLKSIYTNAIFTKEPGGTPLGVKLRAMALGGEAKSKLAEMFLFLADRAEHTQEIILKNKDRLIVSDRSLISGIAYAKDFPMEMTLVLNLIATSNNIPKKVILLELSKEELIKRLSGKVNDSIESRGVEYLLDIQQRMKQTIIKLGIDFKFIDASLSIEQIHQEIKEFIDV, via the coding sequence ATGTATATCGCAATAGAAGGTATAGATACAGCTGGCAAATCTACACAGTATGAATTGCTTAAATCTATATATACAAATGCAATTTTTACAAAAGAACCAGGAGGAACTCCACTTGGTGTAAAACTTAGAGCAATGGCACTTGGTGGAGAAGCAAAGTCAAAACTTGCAGAAATGTTTTTATTTTTGGCTGATCGTGCTGAACACACACAAGAGATTATTCTAAAAAACAAAGATAGATTAATTGTTAGTGATAGAAGTTTGATTTCTGGAATAGCTTATGCAAAAGATTTTCCTATGGAAATGACTTTAGTACTTAATCTTATAGCTACTTCAAATAATATTCCAAAAAAGGTTATTTTATTGGAGTTAAGCAAAGAAGAACTAATAAAAAGACTTTCTGGTAAAGTTAATGATTCAATAGAATCAAGAGGTGTTGAATATCTACTAGATATTCAACAAAGAATGAAACAAACTATTATAAAACTTGGGATTGATTTCAAATTTATTGATGCAAGCTTAAGTATAGAACAAATCCACCAAGAAATAAAGGAATTCATAGATGTCTAA
- the coaD gene encoding pantetheine-phosphate adenylyltransferase, translated as MKKAIYCGTFDPITNGHMDIIKRGLSVFDEIILGVAESKSKNTMFNLEKRLELARIATKELNITVKPFNTLLVEFAKSEGVYTIIRGLRAISDFEYELQMGYANNSLDNKVDTIYFMPTLNNAFVSSTVVREILKFGGDVSHLVPKEVKECISQ; from the coding sequence ATGAAAAAAGCTATATATTGTGGAACTTTTGATCCAATTACAAATGGTCATATGGATATTATCAAAAGAGGACTTAGTGTATTTGATGAAATAATCTTAGGTGTTGCAGAATCAAAATCAAAAAACACTATGTTTAATTTGGAAAAGAGACTAGAATTAGCACGAATTGCTACTAAAGAGTTAAACATAACAGTAAAACCTTTCAATACACTTTTGGTAGAATTTGCAAAAAGTGAAGGTGTTTATACTATTATAAGAGGACTTAGAGCAATAAGTGATTTTGAATATGAGCTTCAAATGGGATATGCAAACAATAGCTTAGATAATAAAGTAGATACTATTTATTTTATGCCTACGCTAAACAACGCTTTTGTAAGCTCAACAGTTGTTAGAGAAATTTTAAAATTTGGAGGGGATGTATCACATCTAGTCCCAAAAGAGGTAAAAGAATGTATATCGCAATAG
- a CDS encoding cache domain-containing protein — protein MKLFNSGSSLIRLVILGPILFIPLLTIVITYISLDSYENAHLQNLNNTKELYILQQKNLIESKVTTAVNLIDYENSKTKHILSQKVKERVENAYLIAINLYNENKHKPQKEIQKIIIDALRPMIWNQGESFVFILDFNGIFYLAPTYLRHLEGSSIIDFKDASGRYVIKEEIAIATSDEGQGFLWDTFTRPNKNPNIQYPQLAYVKNFGHFNWYMGSAEYLETTQQQTEVTAKNVVSFLNSIDKSKYLFIIDTNGNLILHDVLTNLVGTNILDFKDDNGDLIISNFIQIAQSNSNEFTKYKILNPITAKSENKVTFIKKVPNSNWIVGGGFYESELQNIIKEQESVHIELYEKEQLQIYFYSLLVLIVSILVSVFISRQIANKFKIYQNTILSQTIQLKNANEQLETKVQQRTKELESANNKLQEIATIDFLTKINNRYSFMKILESEVNISNRYDTPFSILMFDIDYFKKINDTYGHDIGDKVLYSICDLIQSHLRKADVFARLGGEEFVILLNNTTVENAKIVADNLRELVANHKFDDVGYIKVSFGVAEFKQGMTVEQVMKNVDLALYSAKNTGRNKTVVFDNSMLK, from the coding sequence ATGAAACTTTTTAATAGTGGTTCATCACTTATAAGACTTGTGATCTTGGGACCTATTTTATTTATTCCCTTACTTACTATCGTGATAACATATATTTCACTTGATAGTTATGAAAATGCACACCTTCAAAATCTAAACAATACTAAAGAACTATACATACTACAACAAAAAAATCTTATTGAGTCTAAAGTTACTACAGCTGTGAACTTAATAGACTATGAAAACTCAAAAACTAAACATATTCTTAGTCAAAAGGTGAAAGAAAGAGTTGAAAATGCCTATTTAATTGCTATCAATTTATATAATGAAAACAAACATAAACCTCAAAAAGAGATACAAAAAATCATCATTGATGCATTAAGACCAATGATTTGGAATCAGGGTGAAAGCTTTGTTTTTATATTAGACTTTAATGGTATATTTTATTTGGCACCAACTTATCTAAGACATCTTGAAGGAAGTAGTATTATTGATTTTAAAGATGCTTCTGGAAGATATGTTATCAAAGAAGAAATTGCAATTGCAACTTCAGATGAAGGACAAGGATTTTTATGGGATACTTTTACAAGACCTAACAAAAATCCAAATATTCAATACCCTCAACTTGCATATGTTAAAAACTTCGGACATTTTAATTGGTATATGGGTTCAGCAGAATATCTTGAAACAACTCAACAACAAACAGAAGTCACAGCAAAAAATGTTGTTAGTTTTTTGAATTCTATAGATAAATCAAAGTATCTTTTTATAATAGATACTAATGGAAATCTAATTTTACATGATGTACTTACTAATTTAGTTGGGACAAATATACTTGACTTTAAAGATGACAATGGTGATTTAATAATTAGCAACTTTATACAAATAGCACAAAGTAATTCAAATGAATTTACAAAATATAAGATATTAAATCCAATCACTGCAAAAAGTGAAAATAAAGTAACATTTATTAAAAAAGTACCAAATAGCAACTGGATAGTTGGAGGTGGATTTTATGAAAGTGAGTTACAGAATATAATAAAAGAACAAGAAAGCGTACATATCGAATTATATGAAAAAGAGCAGTTACAAATTTATTTTTATTCTTTGTTAGTTTTAATAGTTTCTATACTAGTTTCTGTATTTATATCAAGACAAATAGCAAACAAGTTTAAAATATATCAAAATACAATACTTTCACAAACAATACAACTAAAAAATGCAAATGAACAGCTTGAAACAAAAGTGCAACAAAGAACAAAAGAACTTGAAAGCGCAAACAATAAACTTCAAGAAATAGCAACAATTGATTTCCTAACAAAAATCAATAATAGATACTCATTTATGAAAATATTAGAATCTGAGGTAAATATCAGCAATAGATACGATACTCCATTTTCTATTTTGATGTTTGATATAGATTATTTTAAAAAAATCAATGACACATATGGGCATGATATTGGTGATAAAGTGCTTTATTCAATATGTGACTTAATTCAGTCTCATTTAAGAAAGGCTGATGTATTTGCAAGACTAGGTGGAGAAGAGTTTGTAATACTTCTAAATAATACAACTGTTGAAAATGCAAAAATAGTTGCTGATAATTTAAGAGAACTTGTTGCAAATCACAAATTTGATGATGTGGGATACATAAAAGTAAGTTTTGGTGTAGCTGAATTTAAGCAAGGTATGACTGTAGAACAAGTAATGAAAAATGTCGATTTAGCATTGTATAGTGCTAAAAATACTGGTAGAAATAAAACTGTCGTATTTGATAATAGTATGTTAAAATAG
- a CDS encoding recombinase family protein produces MSKNIAFIRVNKNNSEYTLEQSRGILNYLKTKKVNLDDSINVEISLPSQEDKMASLATLCPSGSVLYVYDLNVLGRTIEAILENIKSLLSNNIRVFVIKQNLDLVSNTDMLTKMILGVISMTLNLEKDLMSLRTKEALTAKKIDGIHLGKPKGTIQKSKFDKQRQRIEELLEIGLSTRKISKLLGYNNHIGLNNYIKKRGLRDISLSDTIDSDDDKESSPIAS; encoded by the coding sequence ATGTCTAAAAATATTGCATTTATTAGGGTTAATAAAAATAATTCGGAATATACTTTGGAGCAAAGTAGAGGTATATTAAATTATTTAAAAACCAAAAAGGTTAATCTTGATGACAGTATAAATGTAGAAATAAGTCTCCCTTCACAAGAAGATAAAATGGCTTCACTTGCTACGCTTTGTCCAAGTGGAAGTGTATTGTATGTTTATGATTTGAATGTTTTAGGTAGAACAATAGAAGCTATACTAGAAAATATTAAATCACTTTTATCAAATAATATAAGAGTTTTTGTAATAAAGCAAAACTTAGATTTAGTAAGTAATACTGATATGCTTACAAAGATGATTTTGGGTGTGATTAGCATGACATTAAATCTTGAAAAAGATTTAATGAGTCTAAGAACTAAAGAGGCTTTAACAGCAAAAAAAATTGATGGTATTCATCTGGGCAAACCAAAAGGTACTATCCAGAAATCAAAATTTGATAAGCAAAGACAAAGAATAGAGGAATTACTAGAAATAGGGCTTTCAACTAGAAAGATATCAAAACTTTTGGGATATAACAACCATATTGGTTTGAATAACTATATTAAAAAAAGAGGGTTAAGAGATATTAGTTTATCAGATACAATTGATAGCGATGATGACAAGGAGTCGTCTCCAATAGCTAGTTAA